The Rhea pennata isolate bPtePen1 chromosome 7, bPtePen1.pri, whole genome shotgun sequence genome contains a region encoding:
- the LOC134142690 gene encoding protein NDNF-like isoform X1, with product MLKMSWVCFYLPLHLLMAVCLCHSVRAPTTSFKSDLFNFYHSLILADGKETTIHLLKDIPKRYYFVLEEGRAPAPFTVTVTPCDVPIEWSIFIHKASASFLGKAAHGDHGTQEVSKSQKTSSMASTIFNYKGNSVETYVGMSSYFTLYMLEFLSTERDTHITVYLTTDTTSGHLYPELPVDPRIDVIGVGRTTVTLAWKHSPSVLQHRENIQYCLLVNDKHNYKSLCAAETAIRSSGMKLPPMLALSLSPYLLEPQQVMILSNSELSIINKASSGEVRQICTGTKNTYTVPSLSPSTQYYFDVFVVNLLTNASAAYTGTFARTLEEPEPKMVELKDGKVIQVVLDGKKQKFYSLQYQARHKRIHFTFQSCRGQVQVHITKNSKTVASENISGLRYFSLKGNLLDTYLVQLRSTEQSNSSVKVQVSSNFQKPSFPLLPESLKIKSFSKLRTCNSVTIAWLGTQEESKYCVYKKRIEEDQVWMELQSTDRCAGPESRHKSEKVLCKYFYDINLQRAVTTETIKGLDPGTLYLFDVYLIGPSGIPVRYHSKVVKTRKKC from the exons A TGCTGAAGATGTCCTGGGTCTGCTTTTATCTGCCGCTCCATCTTCTGATGGCTGTCTGTCTGTGTCATTCCGTAAGAGCACCCACTACCAGTTTCAAGAGTGATCTCTTCAACTTCTATCATTCCCTGATTCTTGCTGATGGTAAGGAAACTACAATTCACCTGCTGAAGGATATACCCAAAAG GTACTACTTTGTtctggaggaaggcagagcacCTGCACCTTTCACAGTAACAGTGACCCCCTGTGATGTTCCGATTGAATGGAGCATATTCATACACAAGGCGTCAGCAAGTTTCCTTGGAAAAGCAGCACATG GTGATCATGGCACCCAAGAGGTCTCAAAATCTCAAAAGACTTCAAGCATGGCGTCCACAATTTTTAACTATAAAGGAAATTCTGTAGAGACCTATGTCGGTATGTCTTCTTATTTTACTCTTTATATGCTAGAGTTCTTATCCACTGAGCGAGACACACACATTACTGTGTACTTAACAACAGACACAACATCTGGCCACCTCTATCCAGAACTTCCAGTGGATCCACGAATAGATGTTATTGGCGTTGGCCGTACAACAGTAACTCTAGCTTGGAAACACAGTCCTTCTGTCTTGcaacacagagaaaacattcaATACTGTCTTCTAGTTAATGACAAACACAACTACAAGAGCTTGTGTGCTGCTGAGACAGCGATTAGATCCTCTGGAATGAAGCTGCCACCTATGTTAGCTTTGTCTCTCTCTCCATACCTTCTCGAACCCCAGCAGGTAATGATATTATCCAACAGTGAATTAAGCATCATCAACAAAGCCAGCAGTGGGGAAGTCAGGCAGATATGCACGGGCACCAAGAACACTTACACAGTGCCCAGTCTCAGTCCCAGTACTCAGTATTACTTTGATGTTTTTGTTGTCAATCTCCTCACAAATGCCAGTGCTGCTTACACTGGGACATTTGCAAGAACCCTGGAAGAACCAGAACCTAAGATGGTGGAGCTGAAAGATGGGAAGGTGATTCAGGTCGTCCTAGatgggaaaaagcagaaattctaCAGTTTGCAGTACCAGGCGAGGCACAAGAGAATCCATTTCACCTTTCAGTCTTGTCGTGGCCAAGTACAGGTTCACATAACAAAGAACAGTAAAACAGTGgcatcagaaaacatttcaggacTGAGGTATTTCTCATTGAAGGGAAACCTGCTGGATACATATTTGGTGCAGCTGAGGTCCACAGAGCAGTCTAATTCTTCTGTGAAAGTTCAGGTGTCCTCCAATTTCCAAAAGCCCTCATTTCCACTTCTTCCAGAGAGCTTAAAAATCAAGTCCTTTAGTAAACTGAGGACCTGCAACTCTGTCACCATTGCCTGGCTAGGAACACAAGAGGAGAGCAAATATTGTGTGTATAAGAAAAGGATTGAAGAAGATCAAGTGTGGATGGAACTGCAGAGTACAGACAGGTGCGCTGGACCTGAATCTCGGCACAAGTCTGAGAAAGTGTTGTGCAAGTATTTCTATGACATAAACCTCCAGCGAGCTGTCACCACAGAGACCATCAAAGGGCTGGATCCAGGAACACTTTACTTGTTTGATGTTTATCTCATCGGGCCATCTGGTATCCCTGTCAGATACCACAGCAAAGTTGTGAAGACCAGGAAAAAGTGTTGA
- the LOC134142690 gene encoding protein NDNF-like isoform X3, with product MLKMSWVCFYLPLHLLMAVCLCHSVRAPTTSFKSDLFNFYHSLILADGKETTIHLLKDIPKRYYFVLEEGRAPAPFTVTVTPCDVPIEWSIFIHKASASFLGKAAHGDHGTQEVSKSQKTSSMASTIFNYKGNSVETYVDTTSGHLYPELPVDPRIDVIGVGRTTVTLAWKHSPSVLQHRENIQYCLLVNDKHNYKSLCAAETAIRSSGMKLPPMLALSLSPYLLEPQQVMILSNSELSIINKASSGEVRQICTGTKNTYTVPSLSPSTQYYFDVFVVNLLTNASAAYTGTFARTLEEPEPKMVELKDGKVIQVVLDGKKQKFYSLQYQARHKRIHFTFQSCRGQVQVHITKNSKTVASENISGLRYFSLKGNLLDTYLVQLRSTEQSNSSVKVQVSSNFQKPSFPLLPESLKIKSFSKLRTCNSVTIAWLGTQEESKYCVYKKRIEEDQVWMELQSTDRCAGPESRHKSEKVLCKYFYDINLQRAVTTETIKGLDPGTLYLFDVYLIGPSGIPVRYHSKVVKTRKKC from the exons A TGCTGAAGATGTCCTGGGTCTGCTTTTATCTGCCGCTCCATCTTCTGATGGCTGTCTGTCTGTGTCATTCCGTAAGAGCACCCACTACCAGTTTCAAGAGTGATCTCTTCAACTTCTATCATTCCCTGATTCTTGCTGATGGTAAGGAAACTACAATTCACCTGCTGAAGGATATACCCAAAAG GTACTACTTTGTtctggaggaaggcagagcacCTGCACCTTTCACAGTAACAGTGACCCCCTGTGATGTTCCGATTGAATGGAGCATATTCATACACAAGGCGTCAGCAAGTTTCCTTGGAAAAGCAGCACATG GTGATCATGGCACCCAAGAGGTCTCAAAATCTCAAAAGACTTCAAGCATGGCGTCCACAATTTTTAACTATAAAGGAAATTCTGTAGAGACCTATGTCG ACACAACATCTGGCCACCTCTATCCAGAACTTCCAGTGGATCCACGAATAGATGTTATTGGCGTTGGCCGTACAACAGTAACTCTAGCTTGGAAACACAGTCCTTCTGTCTTGcaacacagagaaaacattcaATACTGTCTTCTAGTTAATGACAAACACAACTACAAGAGCTTGTGTGCTGCTGAGACAGCGATTAGATCCTCTGGAATGAAGCTGCCACCTATGTTAGCTTTGTCTCTCTCTCCATACCTTCTCGAACCCCAGCAGGTAATGATATTATCCAACAGTGAATTAAGCATCATCAACAAAGCCAGCAGTGGGGAAGTCAGGCAGATATGCACGGGCACCAAGAACACTTACACAGTGCCCAGTCTCAGTCCCAGTACTCAGTATTACTTTGATGTTTTTGTTGTCAATCTCCTCACAAATGCCAGTGCTGCTTACACTGGGACATTTGCAAGAACCCTGGAAGAACCAGAACCTAAGATGGTGGAGCTGAAAGATGGGAAGGTGATTCAGGTCGTCCTAGatgggaaaaagcagaaattctaCAGTTTGCAGTACCAGGCGAGGCACAAGAGAATCCATTTCACCTTTCAGTCTTGTCGTGGCCAAGTACAGGTTCACATAACAAAGAACAGTAAAACAGTGgcatcagaaaacatttcaggacTGAGGTATTTCTCATTGAAGGGAAACCTGCTGGATACATATTTGGTGCAGCTGAGGTCCACAGAGCAGTCTAATTCTTCTGTGAAAGTTCAGGTGTCCTCCAATTTCCAAAAGCCCTCATTTCCACTTCTTCCAGAGAGCTTAAAAATCAAGTCCTTTAGTAAACTGAGGACCTGCAACTCTGTCACCATTGCCTGGCTAGGAACACAAGAGGAGAGCAAATATTGTGTGTATAAGAAAAGGATTGAAGAAGATCAAGTGTGGATGGAACTGCAGAGTACAGACAGGTGCGCTGGACCTGAATCTCGGCACAAGTCTGAGAAAGTGTTGTGCAAGTATTTCTATGACATAAACCTCCAGCGAGCTGTCACCACAGAGACCATCAAAGGGCTGGATCCAGGAACACTTTACTTGTTTGATGTTTATCTCATCGGGCCATCTGGTATCCCTGTCAGATACCACAGCAAAGTTGTGAAGACCAGGAAAAAGTGTTGA
- the LOC134142690 gene encoding protein NDNF-like isoform X2, with product MSWVCFYLPLHLLMAVCLCHSVRAPTTSFKSDLFNFYHSLILADGKETTIHLLKDIPKRYYFVLEEGRAPAPFTVTVTPCDVPIEWSIFIHKASASFLGKAAHGDHGTQEVSKSQKTSSMASTIFNYKGNSVETYVGMSSYFTLYMLEFLSTERDTHITVYLTTDTTSGHLYPELPVDPRIDVIGVGRTTVTLAWKHSPSVLQHRENIQYCLLVNDKHNYKSLCAAETAIRSSGMKLPPMLALSLSPYLLEPQQVMILSNSELSIINKASSGEVRQICTGTKNTYTVPSLSPSTQYYFDVFVVNLLTNASAAYTGTFARTLEEPEPKMVELKDGKVIQVVLDGKKQKFYSLQYQARHKRIHFTFQSCRGQVQVHITKNSKTVASENISGLRYFSLKGNLLDTYLVQLRSTEQSNSSVKVQVSSNFQKPSFPLLPESLKIKSFSKLRTCNSVTIAWLGTQEESKYCVYKKRIEEDQVWMELQSTDRCAGPESRHKSEKVLCKYFYDINLQRAVTTETIKGLDPGTLYLFDVYLIGPSGIPVRYHSKVVKTRKKC from the exons ATGTCCTGGGTCTGCTTTTATCTGCCGCTCCATCTTCTGATGGCTGTCTGTCTGTGTCATTCCGTAAGAGCACCCACTACCAGTTTCAAGAGTGATCTCTTCAACTTCTATCATTCCCTGATTCTTGCTGATGGTAAGGAAACTACAATTCACCTGCTGAAGGATATACCCAAAAG GTACTACTTTGTtctggaggaaggcagagcacCTGCACCTTTCACAGTAACAGTGACCCCCTGTGATGTTCCGATTGAATGGAGCATATTCATACACAAGGCGTCAGCAAGTTTCCTTGGAAAAGCAGCACATG GTGATCATGGCACCCAAGAGGTCTCAAAATCTCAAAAGACTTCAAGCATGGCGTCCACAATTTTTAACTATAAAGGAAATTCTGTAGAGACCTATGTCGGTATGTCTTCTTATTTTACTCTTTATATGCTAGAGTTCTTATCCACTGAGCGAGACACACACATTACTGTGTACTTAACAACAGACACAACATCTGGCCACCTCTATCCAGAACTTCCAGTGGATCCACGAATAGATGTTATTGGCGTTGGCCGTACAACAGTAACTCTAGCTTGGAAACACAGTCCTTCTGTCTTGcaacacagagaaaacattcaATACTGTCTTCTAGTTAATGACAAACACAACTACAAGAGCTTGTGTGCTGCTGAGACAGCGATTAGATCCTCTGGAATGAAGCTGCCACCTATGTTAGCTTTGTCTCTCTCTCCATACCTTCTCGAACCCCAGCAGGTAATGATATTATCCAACAGTGAATTAAGCATCATCAACAAAGCCAGCAGTGGGGAAGTCAGGCAGATATGCACGGGCACCAAGAACACTTACACAGTGCCCAGTCTCAGTCCCAGTACTCAGTATTACTTTGATGTTTTTGTTGTCAATCTCCTCACAAATGCCAGTGCTGCTTACACTGGGACATTTGCAAGAACCCTGGAAGAACCAGAACCTAAGATGGTGGAGCTGAAAGATGGGAAGGTGATTCAGGTCGTCCTAGatgggaaaaagcagaaattctaCAGTTTGCAGTACCAGGCGAGGCACAAGAGAATCCATTTCACCTTTCAGTCTTGTCGTGGCCAAGTACAGGTTCACATAACAAAGAACAGTAAAACAGTGgcatcagaaaacatttcaggacTGAGGTATTTCTCATTGAAGGGAAACCTGCTGGATACATATTTGGTGCAGCTGAGGTCCACAGAGCAGTCTAATTCTTCTGTGAAAGTTCAGGTGTCCTCCAATTTCCAAAAGCCCTCATTTCCACTTCTTCCAGAGAGCTTAAAAATCAAGTCCTTTAGTAAACTGAGGACCTGCAACTCTGTCACCATTGCCTGGCTAGGAACACAAGAGGAGAGCAAATATTGTGTGTATAAGAAAAGGATTGAAGAAGATCAAGTGTGGATGGAACTGCAGAGTACAGACAGGTGCGCTGGACCTGAATCTCGGCACAAGTCTGAGAAAGTGTTGTGCAAGTATTTCTATGACATAAACCTCCAGCGAGCTGTCACCACAGAGACCATCAAAGGGCTGGATCCAGGAACACTTTACTTGTTTGATGTTTATCTCATCGGGCCATCTGGTATCCCTGTCAGATACCACAGCAAAGTTGTGAAGACCAGGAAAAAGTGTTGA